The Oncorhynchus nerka isolate Pitt River linkage group LG24, Oner_Uvic_2.0, whole genome shotgun sequence genome has a window encoding:
- the LOC115107274 gene encoding uncharacterized protein LOC115107274 translates to MFTTVENCHPQNSWVTLVDCHPQNSWVTLVDCHPQNSWVTLMDCHPQNSWVTLIDCHPQNSWVTLMDCHPQNSWVTLIDCHPQNSWVTLVDCHPQNSWVTLVDCHPQNSWVTLMDCHPQNSWVTLMDCHPQNSWVTLVDCHPQNSWVTLVDCHPQNSWVTLMDCHPQNSWVTSWTATLRTAGSPHGLPPSEQLGHRIDCHHHGWSGSKNTALRFHLDLN, encoded by the exons ATGTTCACAACTGTGGAG AACTGCCACCCTCAGAACAGCTGGGTCACCCTCGTGGACTGCCACCCTCAGAACAGCTGGGTCACCCTCGTGGACTGCCACCCTCAGAACAGCTGGGTCACCCTCATGGACTGCCACCCTCAGAACAGCTGGGTCACCCTCATTGACTGCCACCCTCAGAACAGCTGGGTCACCCTCATGGACTGCCACCCTCAGAACAGCTGGGTCACCCTCATAGACTGCCACCCTCAGAACAGCTGGGTCACCCTCGTGGACTGCCACCCTCAGAACAGCTGGGTCACCCTCGTGGACTGCCACCCTCAGAACAGCTGGGTCACCCTCATGGACTGCCACCCTCAGAACAGCTGGGTCACCCTCATGGACTGCCACCCTCAGAACAGCTGGGTCACCCTCGTGGACTGCCACCCTCAGAACAGCTGGGTCACCCTCGTGGACTGCCACCCTCAGAACAGCTGGGTCACCCTCATGGACTGCCACCCTCAGAACAGCTGGGTCACCTCATGGACTGCCACCCTCAGAACAGCTGGGTCACCTCATGGACTGCCACCCTCAGAACAGCTGGGTCACCGCATAGACTGCCACCACCATGGATGGTCTGGTAGTAAGAACACAGCTCTTAGATTTCACTTGGATTTAAACTAA
- the LOC115107619 gene encoding claudin-20-like, whose amino-acid sequence MASSTMQILAFALALLGVLGATVATLLPNWKVSADVGSNIMTAISQMQGLWMDCTWYSTGVFSCTLKYSVLSLPAYLQTARTTMVLSCMMGCLGLCLAALGLKCTRWGGSHRAKGHAAIAAGSCLILAGILCLVPASWFTNEVITTFLDSNVPESSKYEPGGAVYVTFVSAGFLLASGVIFCLSCPGKRDYTSTSTSTTFPDKLLQQQINQEQLQRDLIQCDLMQHDQQQREQKDFKQQTSPNEQSSQEQLQWVDKGSQGKVQAADDIQQEKPLHEDKGTQQFYSPSRVPPKDARAGYSLQDYV is encoded by the coding sequence ATGGCGTCCTCCACCATGCAGATCCTCGCCTTTGCCCTGGCTCTGCTGGGCGTCCTGGGCGCCACCGTGGCCACACTGCTGCCCAACTGGAAGGTGAGTGCCGACGTGGGCTCCAACATCATGACTGCCATCTCCCAGATGCAGGGGCTGTGGATGGACTGCACCTGGTACAGCACCGGTGTGTTCAGCTGCACCTTGAAGTACTCCGTGCTGTCGCTGCCCGCCTACCTGCAGACCGCCAGGACGACAATGGTTCTGTCGTGCATGATGGGTTGCCTGGGCCTCTGTCTTGCCGCCCTAGGGCTGAAGTGCACCCGCTGGGGGGGCAGTCACCGGGCAAAGGGTCACGCGGCCATTGCCGCGGGGAGTTGCTTAATCCTGGCTGGCATTCTCTGCTTGGTGCCCGCTTCCTGGTTCACCAACGAGGTCATCACCACCTTCCTCGACTCCAACGTCCCCGAGAGCAGTAAATACGAGCCTGGGGGGGCCGTGTACGTGACCTTTGTCTCTGCCGGCTTCCTGCTTGCCAGTGGGGTCATCTTTTGTTTGTCGTGTCCCGGAAAAAGAGActacacctccacctccacctctaccacctttcctgacaaactactgcagcagcaGATAAACCAAGAGCAACTACAGCGCGACCTGATACAGTGTGACCTGATGCAACACGATCAACAGCAACGGGAGCAGAAGGACTTTAAACAGCAGACGTCGCCTAATGAGCAGTCGAGCCAAGAGCAGCTACAGTGGGTTGACAAAGGGTCCCAGGGTAAGGTCCAAGCAGCTGACGACATCCAGCAGGAGAAGCCTCTACATGAAGACAAGGGAACGCAGCAGTTCTACTCTCCATCCAGAGTCCCTCCAAAAGACGCCCGGGCTGGTTACAGCCTGCAGGACTATGTTTAA